Proteins encoded together in one Chloroflexota bacterium window:
- a CDS encoding GNAT family N-acetyltransferase: protein MNELVLVPLDKSHLTVLQVWFKDSESQWVDEPSAQFVDYVRSQPHYYVWMVYDGNLPVAYVGYEIAADQTAGVMIVVNPEHRKRGYGKHTLQAIASRPEVKGIKALTADIRPKNEASVRCFRSAGYIDCDSPYEGHIRLVHPISA, encoded by the coding sequence ACCGTCCTCCAAGTGTGGTTCAAAGATTCCGAGAGTCAGTGGGTAGATGAGCCCTCTGCTCAGTTCGTCGATTATGTTCGTTCCCAACCCCATTACTATGTCTGGATGGTTTACGATGGGAACCTGCCTGTAGCCTACGTTGGCTATGAGATAGCAGCAGATCAAACGGCCGGCGTGATGATCGTGGTGAATCCTGAGCACAGAAAACGTGGTTATGGCAAACATACTTTACAGGCTATAGCTTCAAGGCCAGAGGTCAAAGGCATCAAAGCGCTAACCGCAGACATTCGACCGAAAAACGAGGCCAGTGTGAGGTGTTTCCGTTCAGCAGGATATATTGACTGCGATTCGCCCTATGAGGGGCATATCCGGCTGGTCCATCCGATTTCGGCGTAA